One Prunus dulcis chromosome 8, ALMONDv2, whole genome shotgun sequence DNA window includes the following coding sequences:
- the LOC117637668 gene encoding 50S ribosomal protein L27-like, whose protein sequence is MNLAASICCRLGVKHLVSNTPVYSRASDVTAEGLSLTFRRWATKKSAGSTKNGRDSNPKFLGVKKFGGERVIPGNIIVRQRGTRFHPGNYVGLGKDHTLFALKEGCVKFEHHKLSGRKWVHVVPKEGHMLHPVYADVATT, encoded by the exons ATGAATCTTGCAGCATCAATATGCTGTAGATTGGGTGTCAAGCACCTGGTTTCGAATACTCCTGTGTACAGCAGAGCTTCTG ATGTCACGGCAGAAGGATTGAGTTTGACATTTAGGCGCTGGGCTACTAAAAAATCTGCTGGATCCACAAAGAATGGCCGAGACTCAAATCCTAAGTTTCTTGGAGTGAAGAAATTTGGTGGAGAG AGAGTGATACCTGGAAACATCATTGTTCGCCAGAGGGGCACCCGATTTCATCCTGGAAATTATGTTGGCTTAGGGAAGGATCACACCCTTTTTGCTCTGAAAGAAGGCTGTGTAAAATTTGAACACCACAAGCTCAGTGGACGCAAGTGGGTGCATGTCGTGCCCAAGGAAGGTCACATGCTTCACCCTGTCTATGCAGATGTTGCAACCACTTAG